In Rhodobacter xanthinilyticus, a single window of DNA contains:
- a CDS encoding RSP_2647 family RNA methyltransferase: protein MNEQISRPVVRLRPKAEARAIRHGFPWVYADELVTDRRTSNLAPGAIATLEDAERRPLATVTVNTASKIIARVLDRDPGAEITQAWLTARLAHAQALRERLFDAPFYRLVHAEADGLPGVIIDRFGDTAVIQPNAAWAEAHIEALAAALAEVTGVTTIVKNGSGRARGLEGLAEEMVVLKGAVAGPIEVPMNGALYMADVMGGQKTGLFYDQRPNHAFAARLARGARVLDVFSHVGGFALACLAGGAESALAVDASAAALGLATQGAEAMGAGARFATRQGDAFATLEALAAEGAQFDLVICDPPAFAPAKSALQAGLRAYERIARLAAPLVAPGGYLGLCSCSHAADLAQFRAASARGIGKAGRRGQLLHTGYAGPDHPMLPQLAESGYLKSLVFRLD from the coding sequence ATGAATGAACAGATTTCCCGCCCGGTCGTGCGGCTGCGCCCCAAGGCCGAGGCCCGCGCCATCCGCCATGGGTTCCCTTGGGTCTATGCCGATGAGCTGGTGACCGACCGGCGCACCTCGAACCTCGCCCCCGGCGCGATCGCGACGCTCGAAGATGCCGAGCGGCGCCCGCTTGCCACCGTCACCGTCAACACCGCCTCGAAGATCATCGCGCGCGTGCTCGACCGCGACCCGGGCGCCGAGATCACGCAAGCCTGGCTCACCGCGCGCCTCGCCCATGCCCAGGCGCTGCGCGAGCGGCTCTTTGATGCGCCCTTCTACCGGCTCGTCCATGCCGAGGCCGATGGCCTGCCCGGCGTGATCATCGACCGCTTCGGCGACACCGCGGTGATCCAGCCCAATGCCGCCTGGGCCGAGGCCCATATCGAGGCGCTCGCCGCCGCGCTGGCCGAGGTCACCGGCGTCACCACCATCGTCAAGAACGGCTCGGGGCGCGCGCGCGGGCTCGAGGGGCTGGCCGAGGAGATGGTCGTGCTGAAGGGCGCGGTCGCCGGGCCGATCGAGGTGCCGATGAACGGCGCGCTCTACATGGCCGATGTGATGGGCGGGCAGAAGACCGGCCTCTTCTACGATCAGCGCCCGAACCATGCCTTTGCCGCGCGGCTCGCGCGCGGCGCGCGGGTGCTCGATGTCTTCTCGCATGTCGGCGGCTTTGCGCTCGCCTGTCTGGCGGGCGGCGCCGAGAGCGCGCTCGCGGTCGATGCCTCGGCCGCGGCGCTCGGGCTGGCCACGCAGGGCGCCGAGGCGATGGGGGCGGGGGCGCGCTTTGCCACCCGTCAGGGCGATGCTTTCGCCACGCTCGAGGCGCTGGCCGCCGAGGGCGCGCAGTTCGATCTGGTGATCTGCGACCCGCCCGCCTTCGCGCCGGCGAAATCGGCGCTTCAGGCGGGCTTGCGCGCCTATGAGCGGATCGCGCGGCTCGCCGCGCCGCTCGTCGCGCCCGGCGGCTATCTCGGGCTCTGCTCGTGCTCGCATGCGGCCGATCTGGCGCAGTTCCGCGCGGCCTCGGCGCGCGGCATCGGCAAGGCCGGGCGGCGCGGGCAGCTTCTGCACACCGGCTACGCCGGCCCCGATCACCCGATGCTGCCGCAGCTCGCCGAATCGGGCTATCTCAAATCGCTGGTCTTCCGGCTCGATTGA
- a CDS encoding MFS transporter encodes MTTPLLPPANQWRNVSVLVLAQALLGAQMSMIFTVGGLAGQSLAPNPCWSTLPLSLIVLGSVLSAQPMSEFMAAYGRRAGFILATFAGATGAAIAARALYIGSFPLFMAGSFLTGIYMSAQGFYRFAATDGVGAEFQPKAISYVMAGGLAAAIIGPQLVKLTAQAMVVPFMATYLAIVGINLLGPLLFAFLKIPAPGRRAKGAAHPGRSRRALLKDPVIAVAMICGMVSYALMNLVMTSTPLAVVGCGFEAGDAANIVSAHVLAMYLPSFFTGHLIARFGREVIVGLGLVILAASGAVAMTGVELEKFYLALVLLGLGWNFGFIGSTAMLASAHSPEERGHVQGMNDFVVFGGVFLASLSSGSLMNCATAGDPQAGWQAVNLAMLPFLTLAGGALVWLVLRPKETR; translated from the coding sequence ATGACCACGCCCCTCCTCCCCCCCGCCAATCAATGGCGCAACGTTTCGGTGCTTGTGCTGGCGCAAGCGCTTCTCGGCGCGCAGATGTCGATGATCTTCACCGTGGGGGGGCTCGCGGGGCAATCTCTCGCGCCGAACCCCTGCTGGTCGACACTGCCGCTCTCGCTGATCGTGCTGGGCTCGGTGCTCTCGGCGCAGCCAATGTCGGAATTCATGGCCGCCTACGGGCGCCGCGCGGGCTTCATCCTCGCCACCTTTGCCGGCGCGACCGGCGCCGCGATCGCGGCGCGCGCGCTCTATATCGGGTCGTTTCCGCTCTTCATGGCGGGCTCGTTCCTGACCGGTATCTATATGTCCGCGCAGGGTTTTTACCGCTTTGCCGCGACCGATGGCGTGGGCGCCGAGTTTCAGCCCAAGGCGATCTCCTATGTGATGGCGGGCGGGCTGGCCGCGGCGATCATCGGCCCGCAACTCGTCAAACTGACCGCGCAGGCGATGGTGGTGCCGTTCATGGCGACCTACCTCGCGATCGTCGGGATCAACCTTCTGGGGCCGCTCCTCTTTGCCTTCCTCAAGATCCCCGCGCCGGGGCGGCGCGCGAAAGGCGCGGCGCATCCGGGCCGCTCGCGCCGCGCGCTCCTGAAAGACCCGGTGATCGCGGTCGCGATGATCTGCGGCATGGTCTCCTACGCGCTGATGAACCTGGTGATGACCTCGACGCCGCTCGCGGTGGTGGGCTGCGGCTTCGAGGCGGGCGATGCGGCCAATATCGTCTCGGCTCACGTTCTGGCGATGTATCTGCCCTCGTTCTTCACCGGCCACCTGATCGCGCGATTCGGCCGTGAGGTGATCGTGGGCCTCGGGCTCGTGATCCTCGCCGCCTCGGGCGCGGTGGCGATGACCGGGGTCGAACTCGAGAAATTCTACCTCGCGCTGGTGCTTCTCGGCCTTGGCTGGAACTTCGGCTTCATCGGCTCGACCGCGATGCTCGCTTCGGCGCATAGCCCCGAGGAGCGCGGCCATGTGCAGGGGATGAACGATTTCGTCGTCTTCGGCGGCGTGTTTCTGGCCTCGCTCAGCTCCGGCAGCCTGATGAATTGCGCGACCGCAGGCGACCCGCAGGCCGGCTGGCAGGCGGTCAACCTCGCGATGCTACCGTTCCTGACGCTGGCGGGCGGGGCGCTCGTCTGGCTGGTGCTGCGCCCGAAAGAGACGCGCTGA
- a CDS encoding DUF2478 domain-containing protein yields the protein MRLGFVSLPTRGAADQLLAELARRWAAAGRPCVALVRAAPEALDPARPCEMALELWPGGQIYPISQDLGPGANACALDAGALELAAAAAETALARAPAGAPLILNKFGKQEAGGHGLRPLIGAALAEGRAVLLSVPPETRAAFEAFAEGLGAELPPEIAALDDFLRA from the coding sequence ATGAGGCTCGGGTTTGTCAGCCTCCCCACCCGCGGCGCGGCGGATCAGCTGCTGGCCGAGCTCGCGCGGCGCTGGGCGGCGGCGGGCCGCCCCTGCGTGGCGCTGGTGCGCGCGGCGCCAGAGGCGCTGGACCCGGCGCGGCCCTGCGAGATGGCGCTCGAACTCTGGCCCGGCGGCCAGATCTACCCGATCTCCCAGGACCTCGGCCCGGGCGCCAATGCCTGCGCGCTCGATGCCGGCGCGCTCGAGCTTGCCGCCGCCGCCGCCGAGACCGCGCTCGCCCGCGCCCCCGCCGGCGCGCCGCTGATCCTCAACAAATTCGGCAAGCAAGAGGCCGGCGGCCACGGCCTGCGCCCGCTGATCGGCGCGGCGCTGGCCGAGGGGCGGGCGGTCCTGCTCTCGGTGCCGCCCGAAACCCGCGCGGCCTTCGAGGCCTTTGCCGAGGGGCTCGGCGCGGAACTTCCGCCCGAAATCGCGGCGCTTGACGATTTCTTGCGCGCCTGA
- the pgl gene encoding 6-phosphogluconolactonase — protein MNFVAYADREMMMLALADRIAGELRQALEGEGRVTLSVPGGTTPGPVFDILSGVELDWARVDVLLNDERWVPETSPRSNTALVRARLLQGPAAAAHLVPLHAPTEAPEAALGALAEGVRAVLPIRVLLLGMGEDMHTASLFPGADRLAEALAPEAPPLMALRAEAAGEPRITLTAPVLRDAMHCHILITGAAKRAALDRAAKLSEAEAPVSVVLKTATIHWAP, from the coding sequence ATGAATTTCGTCGCTTACGCAGATCGTGAGATGATGATGCTGGCGCTGGCCGACCGCATCGCGGGCGAGCTGCGTCAGGCGCTGGAGGGCGAGGGGCGGGTCACGCTCTCGGTGCCGGGGGGCACGACGCCCGGGCCGGTCTTCGATATCCTCTCGGGGGTCGAGCTCGACTGGGCGCGGGTCGATGTGCTGCTCAACGACGAGCGCTGGGTGCCCGAGACGAGCCCGCGCTCGAACACCGCGCTCGTGCGCGCGCGGCTTTTGCAAGGCCCGGCGGCGGCGGCGCATCTGGTGCCGCTCCATGCGCCGACCGAGGCGCCCGAGGCGGCGCTCGGCGCGCTTGCCGAAGGGGTGCGCGCCGTGCTGCCGATCCGCGTCCTGCTCCTTGGCATGGGCGAGGACATGCACACCGCCTCGCTTTTCCCGGGCGCCGACCGGCTCGCCGAGGCGCTCGCCCCCGAGGCGCCGCCGTTGATGGCGCTGCGCGCCGAGGCCGCCGGCGAGCCGCGCATCACCCTCACCGCGCCGGTTTTGCGCGACGCGATGCATTGCCACATCCTGATCACCGGTGCGGCCAAGCGCGCCGCCCTTGACCGCGCCGCGAAACTGTCCGAGGCAGAGGCACCTGTTTCGGTCGTGCTGAAGACCGCCACCATCCATTGGGCCCCGTGA
- a CDS encoding RSP_2648 family PIN domain-containing protein — protein sequence MRLLLDACVLVPTVLREILIGVARRGLYEPLWSARILEEWARAAARFGPAQEALARGQIALLRAEFPRAEVAARPGLEARLHLPDANDIHVLAAAIAGNAEAIVTFNAADFPRGVLAGEGLARRDPDGLLWELWSGDPAPVAEVVEAVRAEAERLSGEAQPLRALLKRAKLPRLGKALGA from the coding sequence ATGCGGCTCTTGCTCGACGCCTGTGTGCTGGTGCCGACCGTGCTGCGCGAGATCCTGATCGGGGTCGCGCGGCGCGGGCTTTATGAGCCGCTCTGGTCGGCGCGGATCCTGGAGGAATGGGCGCGCGCGGCGGCCCGCTTCGGCCCCGCGCAAGAGGCGCTCGCGCGCGGCCAGATCGCGCTTTTGCGCGCCGAATTTCCCCGCGCCGAGGTGGCCGCGCGCCCGGGCCTCGAGGCACGCCTGCATCTGCCCGATGCCAACGACATCCACGTCCTCGCCGCCGCGATCGCGGGCAACGCCGAGGCGATCGTGACCTTCAACGCGGCCGATTTTCCGCGCGGCGTGCTGGCGGGCGAGGGGCTTGCGCGGCGCGACCCGGATGGGCTTTTGTGGGAGCTCTGGTCGGGCGACCCCGCGCCGGTGGCCGAGGTGGTCGAGGCGGTGCGCGCCGAGGCCGAGCGCCTCTCGGGCGAGGCGCAGCCCCTGCGCGCGCTCCTCAAACGGGCGAAACTGCCGCGCCTTGGCAAGGCTTTGGGCGCATGA
- the pgi gene encoding glucose-6-phosphate isomerase, with protein sequence MNRFSDLLAYAETVKSRPILRLFENDKRPAEFSASCGEILFDFSKTNIDAEALRRLVALAESAGVAAKREAMFGGAKINETEGRAVLHTAWRNPGETVVVDGEDVMPALRATLARMRVFAEAVRAGRYTGQGGAITDVVNIGIGGSDLGPAMATLAMAPYHDGPRCHFVSNVDGAHIHDTLKGLNPQTTLVIVASKTFTTIETMTNAETARAWMAREVADPAAQFAAISSAVDKTAAFGIDASRVFGFEDWVGGRYSVWSPIGLSLMLAIGAERFDAFHAGAAAMDAHFRETPFAENLPVLLALVGIWHNQILGHATRAVLPYDQRLARLPAYLQQLEMESNGKRVSMDGTELGYNSGPVVWGEPGTNGQHAFYQLIHQGTRVIPCEFLVAARGHEGDLAHQHLLLVANCLAQSEALLRGRSLEEATEILRKKGLTGPELERQARHRVFPGNRPSTTLLYPMLTPETLGAIIALYEHRVFVEGVILGINSFDQWGVELGKELALALAPVLEGTAQGEGKDGSTRALAARIRMLRGI encoded by the coding sequence ATGAACCGCTTTTCCGACCTGCTTGCCTATGCCGAGACCGTCAAATCGCGGCCGATTTTGCGATTGTTCGAAAATGACAAGCGCCCCGCCGAGTTCAGCGCGAGCTGCGGCGAGATTTTGTTCGATTTCTCCAAGACCAATATCGACGCCGAGGCGCTGCGGCGGCTCGTCGCGCTCGCCGAAAGCGCCGGTGTGGCGGCAAAACGCGAGGCGATGTTCGGCGGCGCGAAGATCAACGAGACCGAGGGGCGCGCGGTCTTGCACACCGCCTGGCGCAACCCGGGCGAGACCGTCGTGGTCGATGGCGAGGATGTGATGCCCGCGCTGCGCGCCACGCTCGCGCGGATGCGGGTCTTTGCCGAAGCGGTGCGCGCGGGGCGCTATACCGGCCAGGGCGGGGCGATCACTGATGTGGTCAATATCGGCATCGGTGGCTCCGATCTCGGGCCGGCGATGGCCACGCTCGCGATGGCGCCCTATCACGACGGGCCGCGCTGCCATTTCGTCTCGAACGTCGATGGCGCGCATATCCACGACACGCTGAAGGGGCTGAACCCGCAAACGACGCTGGTGATCGTCGCCTCGAAGACCTTCACCACGATCGAGACGATGACCAATGCCGAGACCGCGCGGGCCTGGATGGCGCGCGAGGTTGCCGACCCGGCCGCGCAATTCGCCGCGATCTCCTCGGCGGTGGACAAGACGGCGGCCTTCGGGATCGACGCGAGCCGGGTCTTCGGCTTCGAGGATTGGGTCGGCGGACGCTATTCGGTCTGGTCGCCGATCGGGCTGAGCCTGATGCTCGCGATCGGCGCCGAGCGGTTCGACGCCTTCCACGCGGGCGCCGCCGCGATGGACGCGCATTTCCGCGAGACGCCGTTTGCCGAGAACCTGCCGGTTCTGCTCGCCCTCGTGGGCATCTGGCACAACCAGATCCTCGGCCATGCGACGCGGGCGGTTTTGCCCTATGATCAACGGCTTGCGCGGCTTCCGGCCTATCTGCAACAGCTCGAGATGGAGAGCAACGGCAAGCGGGTGAGCATGGACGGCACGGAGCTTGGGTATAATTCCGGCCCGGTCGTCTGGGGCGAGCCCGGCACCAACGGCCAGCACGCCTTCTACCAGCTGATCCACCAAGGCACGCGGGTGATCCCGTGCGAATTCCTGGTCGCCGCGCGCGGCCATGAGGGCGATCTCGCGCATCAACACCTGCTGCTCGTCGCCAATTGCCTCGCGCAGTCGGAGGCGCTCCTGCGCGGCCGCTCGCTCGAGGAAGCCACGGAAATCCTGCGCAAAAAGGGCCTCACCGGGCCTGAGCTCGAACGTCAGGCACGCCACCGCGTGTTCCCCGGAAATCGGCCCTCGACCACGCTCCTCTACCCGATGCTGACGCCTGAAACGCTCGGCGCGATCATCGCCCTTTACGAGCATCGCGTGTTTGTCGAAGGCGTGATCCTCGGGATCAACAGCTTCGACCAATGGGGGGTGGAGCTCGGCAAGGAGCTCGCGCTTGCGCTCGCCCCGGTGCTCGAGGGCACGGCACAGGGCGAAGGCAAGGATGGCTCGACCCGTGCCTTGGCCGCGCGGATCCGGATGCTGCGCGGGATCTGA
- a CDS encoding DUF6778 family protein: MKPLLKPIRLVGALGVLALLAACGGGEPATRSLSAASDLPQVSAPAVAPLWNVVGVSVDVPQSLHVSEANLYYPIADIVWRGEARGDRRAQVRAIFTDAATRATEGMHKGRPVTVDIEVTRFHAVTEKVRYTFGGTYSMKFLVTLHDAQTGEEIGAPRFVDASHPASGGQKAIDEEARGLTQKVVVTDFLSKAIAAELARPVSAQGEAIASAQ; encoded by the coding sequence ATGAAACCGCTGCTGAAACCGATCCGTCTCGTGGGCGCGCTGGGCGTTCTCGCGCTGCTTGCGGCCTGTGGGGGGGGCGAGCCCGCCACGCGCAGCCTGAGCGCGGCCTCGGATCTGCCGCAGGTGAGCGCGCCGGCCGTTGCGCCGCTGTGGAATGTGGTCGGCGTGAGCGTCGATGTGCCGCAAAGCCTGCATGTTTCGGAGGCGAACCTCTACTACCCGATCGCCGATATCGTCTGGCGCGGCGAGGCCCGCGGCGACCGGCGCGCGCAGGTGCGCGCCATCTTCACCGATGCCGCGACGCGCGCCACCGAGGGGATGCACAAGGGCCGCCCGGTCACCGTCGATATCGAGGTCACGCGCTTTCACGCGGTCACCGAGAAGGTGCGCTACACCTTCGGCGGCACCTACAGCATGAAATTCCTCGTCACGCTGCATGATGCGCAGACCGGCGAAGAGATCGGCGCGCCGCGCTTTGTCGATGCCTCGCATCCGGCCTCGGGCGGGCAGAAGGCGATCGATGAAGAGGCGCGCGGGCTGACCCAGAAGGTCGTGGTCACCGATTTCCTCTCCAAGGCGATCGCGGCCGAGCTTGCGCGGCCCGTCTCCGCGCAGGGCGAGGCGATCGCCTCGGCCCAGTGA
- the edd gene encoding phosphogluconate dehydratase, producing MPDFPPLNATLARVTDKIRARSEVPRAAYLARIRAAAAAGPARAHLSCGNQAHAYAAMGADKPALAAGRAPNIGIVTAYNDMLSAHQPYESYPAQIRAALREIGATAQVAGGVPAMCDGVTQGQPGMELSLFSRDVIALAAGVALSHNTFDAALYLGVCDKIVPGLIMAAATFGHIPAVFVPAGPMVSGLPNDEKAKVRQQFATGEVGRERLMEAEMASYHGPGTCTFYGTANTNQMLMEVMGLHLPGASFVNPGTPLRDALTVAAARRAAEITALGNEFRPAGEILDERAFVNGIVGLMATGGSTNLVLHLPAMARAAGIEIDLEDFDALSAVVPLMAKVYPNGLADVNHFHAAGGLQFLIRELLGAGLLHPDAKTVAGDGLAAYLTEPRLGPEGLAWVEGPRESLNDKILRPAASPFQPQGGLKELKGNLGRGVIKVSAVAPEHRLVEAPARVFQDQEAVKEAFKRGEFTTDTVVVVRFQGPRANGMPELHSLTPTLSVLQGRGLKVALVTDGRMSGASGKVPAAIHVSPEASSAGPLARLIDGDLIRLDAEAGELTCLTPGFETRAPATPDLSANDHGLGRELFAAFRRNVGPATSGASVVV from the coding sequence ATGCCCGATTTTCCGCCGCTCAACGCCACCCTCGCCCGCGTGACCGACAAGATCCGCGCGCGCTCGGAGGTCCCGCGCGCGGCCTATCTCGCCCGGATCCGCGCCGCCGCCGCCGCGGGGCCCGCGCGCGCGCATCTGAGCTGCGGCAACCAGGCCCATGCCTATGCCGCGATGGGCGCCGACAAACCCGCGCTGGCGGCCGGGCGCGCGCCCAATATCGGGATCGTGACGGCCTATAACGACATGCTCTCGGCCCATCAGCCCTATGAGAGCTACCCCGCGCAGATCCGCGCGGCGCTGCGCGAGATCGGCGCGACGGCGCAGGTGGCAGGCGGGGTGCCGGCGATGTGCGATGGCGTGACGCAGGGCCAGCCGGGGATGGAGCTGTCGCTCTTCTCGCGCGATGTGATTGCGCTGGCGGCCGGGGTGGCGCTCTCGCACAACACCTTCGACGCGGCGCTTTATCTTGGCGTGTGCGACAAGATCGTGCCGGGGCTGATCATGGCGGCGGCGACGTTTGGCCATATCCCGGCGGTCTTCGTGCCCGCGGGGCCGATGGTCTCGGGCCTGCCCAACGATGAAAAAGCCAAGGTGCGCCAACAGTTTGCCACCGGCGAAGTGGGCCGCGAGCGGCTCATGGAGGCGGAGATGGCGAGCTATCACGGCCCGGGCACCTGCACCTTCTACGGCACCGCCAACACCAACCAGATGCTGATGGAGGTGATGGGCCTGCACCTGCCGGGCGCGAGTTTCGTCAACCCCGGCACGCCGCTGCGCGACGCGCTGACCGTCGCCGCCGCGCGCCGCGCCGCCGAGATCACCGCGCTCGGCAACGAGTTCCGCCCCGCCGGCGAGATCCTCGACGAGCGCGCCTTCGTCAACGGCATCGTCGGGCTGATGGCAACGGGGGGCTCGACGAACCTCGTGCTGCACCTGCCCGCGATGGCGCGCGCGGCCGGCATCGAGATCGACCTCGAGGATTTCGACGCGCTCTCCGCGGTGGTGCCACTGATGGCCAAGGTCTACCCCAACGGGCTGGCCGATGTGAACCATTTCCACGCCGCGGGCGGGCTGCAATTCCTGATCCGCGAGCTCCTGGGCGCGGGGCTTTTGCACCCGGATGCAAAGACCGTCGCGGGCGACGGGCTCGCCGCCTATCTGACCGAGCCGCGCCTCGGGCCCGAGGGGCTCGCTTGGGTCGAGGGCCCGCGCGAGAGCCTCAACGACAAGATCCTGCGCCCCGCCGCCAGCCCCTTCCAGCCACAGGGCGGGCTCAAGGAGCTCAAGGGCAATCTCGGCCGCGGGGTGATCAAGGTCTCGGCCGTGGCGCCCGAACACCGCCTCGTCGAGGCGCCCGCGCGCGTCTTCCAGGATCAGGAGGCGGTGAAAGAGGCCTTCAAACGGGGCGAATTCACCACCGACACCGTGGTCGTGGTGCGCTTTCAGGGCCCGCGCGCGAATGGCATGCCCGAGCTCCATTCGCTCACCCCGACGCTCTCGGTCCTGCAAGGGCGCGGGCTCAAGGTCGCGCTGGTCACCGATGGGCGGATGTCGGGCGCCTCGGGCAAGGTGCCCGCCGCAATCCATGTCAGCCCCGAGGCGAGCTCGGCCGGCCCGCTCGCGCGCCTCATCGACGGCGATCTGATCCGGCTCGACGCGGAGGCAGGCGAGCTTACCTGCCTGACCCCGGGCTTCGAGACCCGCGCCCCCGCGACCCCCGATCTGAGCGCCAATGACCACGGCCTCGGGCGCGAACTCTTCGCCGCCTTCCGCCGCAATGTCGGCCCCGCCACCTCCGGCGCCAGCGTGGTGGTTTGA
- the eda gene encoding bifunctional 4-hydroxy-2-oxoglutarate aldolase/2-dehydro-3-deoxy-phosphogluconate aldolase: MTPAEQSAAARALCGLAPIIPVLVVKDAALAQPLARALVAGGLPALEVTLRTPAALDVIRAMAEVEGGVVGAGTLLTPADVKAAKAAGARFGVSPGLTERLVRAAEEEGLALLPGAVTASEVMQALDWGYDMLKFFPAATSGGAGALKALGGPLPQVSFCPTGGITLASAPDYLALPNVICAGGSWLAPEALLARGDWAGIEALAREAAGLSR, translated from the coding sequence ATGACCCCCGCCGAACAATCCGCCGCCGCGCGCGCGCTTTGCGGCCTCGCGCCGATCATCCCGGTTCTGGTGGTCAAGGACGCCGCACTCGCGCAGCCTCTGGCCCGGGCGCTCGTCGCGGGGGGGCTGCCGGCGCTCGAGGTGACGCTGCGCACCCCCGCCGCGCTCGATGTGATCCGGGCGATGGCCGAGGTCGAGGGCGGGGTGGTGGGCGCGGGCACACTGCTCACACCCGCCGATGTGAAGGCCGCGAAGGCCGCGGGCGCGCGGTTTGGCGTCTCGCCGGGGCTCACCGAGCGGCTGGTGCGCGCCGCCGAGGAGGAGGGGCTCGCGCTCCTGCCCGGCGCGGTCACCGCCTCGGAGGTGATGCAGGCGCTCGACTGGGGCTATGACATGCTGAAATTCTTCCCCGCCGCGACCTCGGGGGGTGCGGGCGCGCTCAAGGCGCTCGGCGGGCCGCTGCCGCAGGTCAGCTTCTGCCCGACCGGCGGGATCACGCTGGCCTCGGCGCCCGACTATCTTGCGCTGCCCAATGTGATCTGCGCGGGGGGCTCGTGGCTCGCGCCCGAGGCATTGCTGGCCCGGGGCGATTGGGCCGGGATCGAGGCGCTCGCGCGGGAGGCGGCGGGGCTCAGCCGCTGA
- the zwf gene encoding glucose-6-phosphate dehydrogenase: MVSRVIPVDPFDLVVFGATGDLASRKILPGLYRRWFAGQIPEGARIIGAARTEMDRPAFLDFARKQIDEHVGATKHDPAQIAAFLDILDYVPIDAMGEAGWEELRLKLRPEAIRAFYFSVGPALFGALATRLHAHGIATPEARIVVEKPFGRDLASARALNATLAAHFDEAQIYRIDHYLGKETVQNLMAVRFANILFEPLWNAQFVDHVQITVAETVGVGGRGAYYDRSGAMRDMVQNHLMQLLCLIAMEPPYHFDPDAVRDEKLKVIRALQPVPQTDIVRGQYLGQRAKGACDTDQPGYLEDVGDAESRTESYVALKAYVANWRWKGTPFYLRTGKRLRARTSEIAITFKEPPHSIFDEADESWRENVLVIRLQPNEGMNLKMMIKEPGPGGMRLVQVPLDMSFAEALGEEGTDIPDAYERLIMDVIRGNQTLFMRGDEVEAAWAWTDPIIAGFEARGDKPQPYDAGSSGPEDALMLMHRDGRRWREIRE, translated from the coding sequence ATGGTCTCGCGCGTCATCCCTGTGGACCCTTTCGATCTCGTGGTGTTCGGCGCCACTGGCGACCTCGCCAGCCGCAAGATCCTGCCCGGCCTCTATCGGCGTTGGTTTGCCGGCCAGATCCCCGAGGGCGCGCGGATCATCGGCGCGGCGCGCACCGAGATGGACCGCCCGGCCTTTCTCGACTTCGCCCGCAAACAGATCGACGAACATGTCGGCGCGACGAAACACGACCCCGCGCAGATCGCGGCCTTCCTCGATATCCTCGATTATGTGCCGATCGACGCGATGGGCGAGGCGGGCTGGGAGGAGCTGCGGCTGAAACTGCGCCCCGAGGCGATCCGCGCCTTCTACTTCTCGGTGGGGCCCGCGCTCTTTGGCGCGCTCGCGACGCGGCTCCATGCCCATGGCATCGCCACGCCCGAGGCGCGAATCGTCGTCGAGAAACCCTTCGGCCGCGATCTGGCCTCGGCGCGCGCGCTCAACGCCACGCTCGCCGCACATTTCGACGAGGCCCAGATCTACCGGATCGACCATTATCTGGGCAAGGAAACCGTCCAGAACCTGATGGCGGTGCGCTTTGCCAATATCCTCTTCGAGCCGCTCTGGAACGCGCAATTCGTCGACCATGTGCAGATCACCGTGGCCGAAACCGTGGGCGTGGGCGGGCGCGGCGCCTATTATGACCGCTCGGGCGCGATGCGCGACATGGTGCAAAACCACCTGATGCAGCTTTTGTGTCTGATCGCGATGGAGCCGCCCTATCACTTCGACCCCGATGCCGTGCGTGATGAAAAGCTCAAGGTTATCAGGGCGCTGCAACCCGTTCCTCAGACGGATATCGTGCGCGGCCAATATCTCGGGCAGCGCGCCAAGGGGGCCTGCGACACCGATCAGCCGGGCTATCTCGAGGATGTCGGCGACGCGGAGTCGCGCACCGAGAGCTATGTCGCGCTGAAGGCCTATGTGGCGAACTGGCGCTGGAAGGGCACGCCGTTTTATCTGCGCACCGGCAAGCGGCTGCGCGCGCGGACCTCGGAAATCGCGATCACCTTCAAGGAGCCGCCGCATTCGATCTTCGACGAGGCCGATGAGAGCTGGCGCGAGAATGTGCTCGTCATCCGGCTGCAGCCGAACGAGGGCATGAACCTCAAGATGATGATCAAGGAGCCGGGCCCGGGGGGGATGCGCCTCGTGCAGGTGCCGCTCGACATGTCCTTCGCCGAGGCGCTGGGCGAGGAGGGCACCGACATCCCCGACGCCTATGAGCGGCTGATCATGGATGTGATCCGGGGCAACCAGACGCTGTTCATGCGCGGCGACGAGGTCGAGGCGGCCTGGGCCTGGACCGACCCGATCATCGCCGGGTTCGAGGCGCGCGGCGACAAGCCCCAGCCCTATGATGCGGGCAGCTCGGGGCCTGAGGATGCGCTCATGCTGATGCATCGCGATGGCCGTCGCTGGAGGGAAATTCGCGAATGA